TATTATACACACACCGCATATATGGATACATTAGGTCCTATTTCTAGAGAACTAAATCTTTCAGAGGATATCCTAGGTCAATTATCGACAACAGATATGTACTTGGGAGAGAATAATAAACCACTTGTAATTCCAACAGTCTTTACAAGTATGATTATGTATGCTAATGAAAAAATCGTAGGAGATATGGACAAAGCCCCAACGACATGGGAAGAATTATTTGCTGAAAGTTCAAAATATACAGATGCACAAAAGGGTATTATCGGTTACGACTATTCATTTCATATGTTATATGACTTGGCATATCAAGCAGGAGAGCGTTTAACGGATGAAAATGGAGCCGTATTTAGTGAAAAAGCATTGCAACAAGTTTTGGATTGGACAGATGCAGGGTACATGGATTATTTGACTTATGGTCAAAATAGTCCGGAAGATTCTTTGTATCAAGATTCCGCAGCTTTTATCTACGGTGCCGGCTGGATGGAATTTTGGGCACCAGAAGATGCACAGCTTTATGCTTTCCCTGTTCCGGGAACAACAACGGCTTTTGCTGAACTAACATTTGGAATCAGCAAAAATGTATCAGAAGCAAAATATGAGGTGCTTAATGATTTTGTTGAATTCATGCTAACGGATGAATCGACAGTTACAGATATTGTCAAAGGTAATTCCGGAGCGCCAAATAATACAACAGTTGATATTACATATGAAGAAGGTACAGCGGGACATGCGGTTTTACAAGCCTATAACTCCGGCGATGCGAAAGTTGTCATTGTACCAAGTAACTTGGAAAAAGTTTATAGGACAATGCTTGAAGCGGCTTTAACAGGAACTTCAGTTGAAGATGCGATTGAACAAGCTAAGATGGATGCACAATCAATTGATGTAAGCAATTTGCACCAGATGGAGCAGGTAGCTTTCCAATAAGGATAGTAAAGAAGAAAGGCAATCAAATACCGAGATGTTTAAATTGGTAGGCGTTGTCTTTCTTCATGAAAAGGAAGAAAAGTTATGATAAAAAAACTCAGATATCATTTAATCGACGATCAAAAAAAATTCATTGTATTTGTAGCCATGTTTGGTCTCATTGTTTTTAATATAATCTTCTTCTTTATACCTTTAGGATATGGTATTATTGGAAGTTTCAGCAATTGGAATCCATTGCAAAATACGATGGAATTTACAGGGATCGATAATTATATTGCAATACTTCAGTCAAGTTTATTTAAGATTTCGCTGAAAAATACATTTGTGTTTAGTGGTTCACTGATTATTTTGCGAACAGGATTAGGTCTTGTCATTGCCGCAGGTCTATATTCATTAAAAAGGCACGATGGTATTCTTCGAAGTCTTTATTTTTTACCGGTGATTATGCCGATTGTGGCAGTTTCTATGGTATGGGAATGGGTCTATCATCCACGGGTTGGACTTTTAAATATGCTGCTAGCCGCCTTTGGTTTTGCAGGAAAAAACTGGTTGATGGATAAGACGTTGGCCATGCCGGCAGTTATTGTTATGACCGCCTGGAAAGATATTGGATATGCAGTAGTAATATTTATGGCAGCCCTTATGAATATTCCCAGGAATCTATATGAGGCAGCCAGTATTGACGGAGCGAACCAATACAAGTGCTTTCGACATATTACTATACCCATGTTAAAACCAACCATTATTTTTATTGTCATTACATCGTTGATTTCGTATTTTCAATCCTTTGTACAGATTTTTGTAATGACAGAAGGTGGTCCGGGAACGGCGACATATGTTATATCGTATATGATTTATAATGAAGCTTTTGAAAATTATCGTTTTGGATATGCATCTGCGCTTTCGGTAATACTTTTTATCATTATTTTGATTATTACAGTCATTCAACTAAAAGTACTGTCGAGAGGTGGCGAATCATGAAGATAGATAAGATAGGTGCGATTACACTCAAAGTTTGTTTGGTTATCGGTGGTTTGATTATGTTTCTTCCGTTTTTTTGGTTGATGCTCTCAACGTTTAAAACGAGTCGAGAGATTACTTCCGTACCGACTACATTTTTTCCACGAGGATGGACGATTGAAAACTATGTGGATATATTTAAAAGTTTTAACATAGCAAGATACTTTCTCAATTCTGTATTTTTGGCGACAGTGAAAACGGCAATCGGCATTTATACAAGCTTGCTATGTGGATATGTGTTAGCAAAATTTGAATTTAAGGGAAAAAAAATTATTTTTTCCATGATTTTATTTACTATGATGGTTCCATACTTAATTATGGTGATTCCTCTTTATCAAATGATAAATACAGTAAATTTAATTGATTCATATTGGGCAATTATTTTACCAACGCTTTATTCGTCATTTGGAATATTTATGATGAAACAGTATATGACAAGTGGTATTCCTAATGAACTTATTGATGCCGCACGAATAGATGGGGCAAGGGAATTTACTATTTTTCATAAAATCGCTGTTCCATTATCCGTGAATATGATATCAGCATTATCCATCTTTTTGTTTTTATGGAACTGGGAAGATTTCTTGTGGCCATATCTTGTGTTAAATACAAAAGACAAGATGCCCTTAGCTGTAGCCCTAAACATGTTTAGCGGACAAAATACGGTCAATTATGGTGGTTTGTTTGCGGCGGCTGCAGTGACAATATTACCTGTGCTAATCATATACTTGTTTTTCCAAAAACGCTTTGTTGAAGGTGTATCGATGTCAGGAATAAAATAATAAAATGGATTAAGAATATATAGAGAGATATAAGGTGAATGTAATGCAAGGAATAAATATATTGAATATCAATGATTTTGATTGGAATAATTATAATGTTTTAGCGAAAAATCGCAAAGCAAGTCGGACCCATTTTTATTCATATGACAGTGAAGAAAGTGCGCTAACCTATGATAAAAATCAGTCCAAGCATATCATGATGCTAAATGGAACATGGGACTTTAAGTGGTTTGAATCTCCGCTACTGGTTGATATGGAGCGCCTAGCAGATATTAAGGACTATACAACCATTGAAGTACCCAAAAACTGGCAGTTTGAAGGGCATGGAAAGTTTGTATATACGGATATGTGGTATGATTTTCCTGTTGATGTTCCTTATGTTCCAGTCAATAATAATGAGACAGGTGTTTACCATAAGACATTTAATTTAGAGCAAGAAGTGGCTTCAATTGCTATTCGATTCGAAGGCGTTGAAAGCGCTTTTCATTTATATGTCAACGGTAAATGTATCGGATATTCTCAGGGAAGTCGCTATCCCAGTGAATTTGACATCACAAAAGCTGTGCACAAAGGCAATAACCACATACATGTTGTTGTATATCAATATTGTGATGGTTCATATTTAGAGGCTCAAGATATGTGGTGGCTTGGAGGAATTATTCGAGATGTGTATTTGATTAAGCGGCAAAAGCTTTCTATAGAAAACCTTGTGTTGGATCCGGATTTTGAGAGTCAAGAACAGGTAGGATACTTAAATACGGACATCCGATTAAGTGGAGAAGGACAAGTTGATCTTAAAGTATATGATGGAAAGAAGCTACTGACTCATCAGGAAGCTATCTCTTTAAATGGACAGATTGTTCTTGAAGGGGTTATGCCTTGGACCGCGGAAACACCAAAGCTATATACATTGATTTTTACGTTGAAAGATGCCCAAGGAAAAGTGATGGAAGTCGTTCCTCAACGTATTGGCTTTCGACATATCGAAATTGATCAAGGTGTGTTAAAAATCAATGGAAAAAGAGTGTTGCTCAAAGGAATTAATCGCCATGAATATTCAGCAAAGACGGGAAGAGCTATAACGTATGAAGAGACAAAAAGAGAGCTTCAACTCATTAAACACAATCATATGAATGCAATACGAACGTCACACTATCCCAACAATCCTTTTTTCTACGATTTATGTAATGCACTGGGGATTTATGTTATTGATGAAGCAGACCTTGAGAGTCATGGTCTTGAAGTTGTGGCGACAGATACACTTATGTGTGATGACAAAACCTATGAGGCACTTTATGTTGACCGTATTGAACGAATAGTCGAACGTGACCGAAACCATGCATGTGTTGTTATGTGGTCACTGGGCAATGAATCTGCATACGGTGTGAATTTTAATGCGATGTATCAGTGGTGCAAACAACATGAACCGTCTAGACCCATACACTATGAAAGTGATGCGCATAATGCATCAGTGGATGTATCAAGTACTATGTATTCAAGTGTAGGAAAACTTTATGAAATAGATACACAAGAGATTCAAATGCCACATATTTTATGTGAGTTTGGTCATGCTATGGGCAATGGTCCGGGTAGTCTTAAGGAATATGTCGAACTGATTGAACAATCCAAGCGAATACAGGGGATGTTTATTTGGGAATTTAAGGACCAAGGTGTGTACTCAATCGATGCACTTGGAAAAGAAAGATTCTTGTTTGGTGGAGAGTTTGGAGAAGATTTTCATAATGGAAACTTTTGCATGGATGGAATGATAATGGCTAATAACCAAGCGACACCGTCCCTAGGAGAATATGCAAAATTAATTGAAAATATTCATATTCAACAATGGGACATTGGCGAGGGCAAGCTTAGGGTAAAAAACCGATTTGACTTTATGGATACTTCCATGGTGGATGTGACATATACTTTGCGCTATAATCAACAGGTCATCACCTCTGTTACACAGCCGATGCCGGTAATCAAACCTCATCAGATAAGTCATATGCAGATTCCAACGAAAGTGTTAAACATTGATGCCATGCAATGGTGTTATCTTGAGGTAAAATTTGAATTTAGAGAGCCGATAGACGGATGGGAAGAAACCTATGTCCTTGGATATGATGTTAAGTTATTGCATGAACCTGTACAAGAACCAATCAACATCAGTGCGCAGCTTAGGGTCAATGAAAGTGGAAAAGATATTACTATTTACGGAGAAAATTTTGAACTAAGTATCTCAAAACGTGATGGATACATTTATGATTATCATGTGCAAGGGCTCAAGTTCTTTGACCAAGGTCCAAGTGTCAATTTTTTCAGAGCGTATACGGATAATGATGTCAAAAACGAAGAAAATTGGCAGGCAATGCATTTACACGCGATGACGATGAATGTCTATAACATGCAATATAGTGTGCTAGAGCATGAGGTGATTGTTCATGTTCAAGGACGTGTAGGAGCTAGAGGGCTTAACTGGGGGTGTGATACGAAACTTACATACCATATTTCCCAGGATGGATATATCCAGTTGCAATGGAGCGGTGGATTTAGCGGAAAAGCACCCAAACATTTGCCAAAGATTGGTCTGCAAATGCAGGTGCCTAAACGATATGAGCAAGTGACATACAATGGATACGGACCGCAAGAGTGCTATTGCGATAGCAAAGCAAATGCTTATGAAGGCATTCATTCGATGCACTATTCAAAAATGAGTTTTCCCTATATGGTTCCTCAGGAAAATGGGAATCGTACAGGCGTAAGATGGGCGTCCTTGGCAAATGCACAAGGAGGCATCCAGTTGGGAAGTCACCAGATGGATTTTAGCGTGCGTGATGTTTTAGATCAAGAACTGTATCAGACGATGCATCAAGTCGACCTAAAGCATGCCCCAAATCTTATCGTTAATTGTGACTTAATCAACTCCGGCTTGGGAAGTCAAAGCTGTGGACCGGATCGTATGCAACAATATAAGGCCCTTACACATGACTTTGAATTTGAGTTGTATATCAAGCCTTTTGTCAATAATGCATCAGACACTGTCGATGAAATAACACGTGCAAATAAATTATTAGCGTATAAGATTGTTAAATAGAGGTGAACTATGTTAAAGCGGGATATGTTTTCAAAGGAAATAGCAGCGTATTTATCTAAAGATGAGTGGCTGGTCGTGGAAGGTACTTACGATGCACAAAAAAATCTGGCATATGAATCGATTTTTGGACTTGCCAGCGGATATATGGGAAACAGGGCAAGTCATGAAGAAGCGGATGTGCGGCGAATGCTTCCGGCCAATTATGTTCATGGCGTATTTGACAAATCTGAAGCTTTTCAGAGGGAATTATGTAATACCCCAGATTGGGCAAAGCTTAAGATGTCCTATCAATGTGATCCTATCGGCATTGAAAGTGGTAAAAAACTAGAAGACTATATTCGTGTTCTAGATATGAAAAAAGGATTCCTAGCAAAACATTATATTACAACGGCATATGATGGACGAAAGACAAAAGTTGAGATAATCAAATTTTTAAGCCGCAGTCATAATAATGTAGGACTTTTTCGTATTTACTTGACACCATTAAATTATCAAGGTATCTTTGAATTTGAAAATATTATTGATGCCAGCGTGACAAATTTTATGGATTTTCCACGGTTTAGAGTCAAACACTTAGAGACGCTAGACATTATAGGGCTTGAAGATTTAGGATGTGGAGTACTGAGCCAAACAAGAGACTTTAAGCTTCCCATAGCAACAACAGCAGCAGTAAAAGTTTTGGATATGTCCGGACAAGATATCCTAAAAAGTCGAAAATTTAGAAAATACGGTGAGTTAGCGTCTGAATTTTTGGATGTACAAATCAAAGAAAATCAAACCATTATGATTGAAAAATATGCCAGCATACGTACCGGGCGAGATAGCTATGCGGTTTTAGAAGATGCAACAACAGATTTGCGTCAAATCATGGAACGCGGATTTGAAAAAGAATTTATGGACCACCAGCTAGCTTATGGTAAACTTTGGGAACAGGCAGATTTAATTATTCACGGAGACCCCAAAATGCAACATGCGCTCCGGTTTAATATTTTTCATTTGATGAGTACACCAAGTCTAAGCGATACACGGACTAATATTGGAGCCAAGCTGATTCATGGAGAAGAATATGGTGGGCACGCGTTTTGGGATACTGAACTTTTTATACTTCCCTTTTTCACCTATGTTTTTCCGGATATTGCGAAAAACCTAGTGACATACCGATACCATTTGTTGGATAAAGCCAGAGAAAATGCTGTAATGAATGGATATCAAGGGGCAAAATACCCTTGGGAATCTGCAGATACAGGCGATGAAGAATGTCCGGCTTGGACAGTCGAACCCGATGGAAGTTGTTATCGGTGCTATGTTGCTGATTATGAGCATCATGTAACAGCGGCAGTCGCTTTTGGCGTTGACCGATACTATCGTTTTACAAAAGATCAAGCCTTTCTAGAAGAAAAAGGGTTGGAAATTATTGTTGAAACGGCGAGGTTTTGGATATCAAGACTTGAATATAATCATGAAAAAGATGTGTATGAAATCAATAAAGTAACAGGACCCGATGAGTGGCATGAACCAGTGGACAATAACGCATACACGAATCATTTGGCAAAATGGAACATAAAAAAAGCATTGAGCTATTTAGAGCGGTATCAAGAATATGCGCCGAAAGTTTATGATAAATTACTTCAAAAAATCAAACTATCAGAAGCAGAATATAGACAATGGGAAGCTATAAGCGACAAGATATACTTAAACAATACCAGTGGTTTGATCGAACAATTTGAAGGATACTTTGACCTAAAGCATGCTGTCATTGAAGAGTATGATGCCAACAATATGCCCCTTTTACCAACGGCATTAAAAGGAATCAAACGTAGTGAGACGTGTATCTTAAAGCAGGCAGATGTTGTGATGCTTATGTTTTTACTGGAACATGATTTTGATCAGGCAACACAAAAAACCAATTATGAATATTATGAACAACGAACACTGCACCGTTCATCTTTAAGTCCAAGCATACATTGTATGATGGGATTACGTGTAGGGCACAGACAACATGCATATGAATACCTGGAAAGGTCCGCATATGTGGATTTATACAACAATCAAGGCAATACCCGTGAAGGTATCCATGCGGCATCAACAGGCGGAACATGGCAATCGGTGACCCTTGGATATGGAGGTATGTCTGTTGACCGTGACAACATCCTTACATTTAACCCACGGCTTCCAAAACACTGGGAAGGCATTGAATTTTCCATAGTATGGGAGGAGGTGCCGCTGAGCATTAAGATAACACATGAATCTGTTCAAGTGACGCCTAAGGCCAAGGGCAAACAGGTGCAAGTCAACATCAATGGAAAAATGACAACAGTCGGAGAGGTTTAGATGAAAAAAATGATAAGTAAGGCGGACCTAATGTTGCTTCTTGTAGCAATTATCTGGGGAAGCGGATTTATTGCAACAGAATATGCGATTAATGCAAATATGCAACCGATGCTGATTATGGCATTTCGATTTCCTATTGCTAGCATTGCGCTACTTATAGGTATGCGTGGACGGATAAAGACAATCAAAAAAAAAGAGTGGATTCGTGGTGGGATTGCAGGTGTCATCTTGTTTTTGGCCTTTTATTTTCAGACCATCGGTCAAAGCATGACAACAGTATCGAACAGTGCCTTTATTACAGCGACTAATGTGGTCATTGTTCCGTTTATTGTCTGGGGGCTTACAAGGAAAAAACCTCAGATAAAAACGGTAATCTTGGCAATAGTGACGTTCTTAGGTGTGGCAGTTCTTACGGTTTCACCGGAAGGCAAGGTGGCTTTAAACATAGGAGATGCTTATGTTATGGCCTGTGCAATACTCTTTGCTCTTCATATTGCATATTTAGGGATTGCTGTTCGTGAAAGCAAGGCAATGACCATTGCATTTATACAGATTACAGTAGCAGGTATTTTTTCCTTGATTGGATTAGTATTTCAAAGTCCCCAGACATTTACCCAAGTAGATTATGCAACGGGACTGCCAGCTGTCATTTACCTCGGTCTTTTTAGTACTTGCTTATGTTATTTTTTACAGACAAGTGCACAAAAACAGACGACGGCTTCAAAGGCGGGCATCATCATGTCGATGGAAAGCCTTTTTGGTACATTATTCTCTATTGCTTTTGGATTGGAACTATTAACAGGCAAGGTGGTTATCGGTGGGATGATTATCTTAACGGCAGTCATCTTAACAGAAGTTAAACTTAATAATAATGTAAAACAAGTACAAGAGGTGTAAAGTGAATAATCGAACAGAATTTTCATTTGACGAATTATGCCCATTTATTCGTGAAGCAGGACTTCAGCACAGAGATGCTTGGCGAAATAGGACGCGACGAATTTATGATCATCAGTTTATGTATTGCTTTAAAGGGACAGCCAATGCAATCATTGGCAAAGAGCAATACAAGATAAAAAAAGGGGATCTCATTATTTTTTCGCCCAATACACCGCATCAACTGTGGTTTGATGAGGACACATCGGGAGAATTTTATTGGTTCCACTGTGACTTTTTTTATTATGATGATAAGGACTGGATTTATGACTATTATC
This sequence is a window from Vallitaleaceae bacterium 9-2. Protein-coding genes within it:
- a CDS encoding sugar ABC transporter permease, whose translation is MIKKLRYHLIDDQKKFIVFVAMFGLIVFNIIFFFIPLGYGIIGSFSNWNPLQNTMEFTGIDNYIAILQSSLFKISLKNTFVFSGSLIILRTGLGLVIAAGLYSLKRHDGILRSLYFLPVIMPIVAVSMVWEWVYHPRVGLLNMLLAAFGFAGKNWLMDKTLAMPAVIVMTAWKDIGYAVVIFMAALMNIPRNLYEAASIDGANQYKCFRHITIPMLKPTIIFIVITSLISYFQSFVQIFVMTEGGPGTATYVISYMIYNEAFENYRFGYASALSVILFIIILIITVIQLKVLSRGGES
- a CDS encoding carbohydrate ABC transporter permease, encoding MKIDKIGAITLKVCLVIGGLIMFLPFFWLMLSTFKTSREITSVPTTFFPRGWTIENYVDIFKSFNIARYFLNSVFLATVKTAIGIYTSLLCGYVLAKFEFKGKKIIFSMILFTMMVPYLIMVIPLYQMINTVNLIDSYWAIILPTLYSSFGIFMMKQYMTSGIPNELIDAARIDGAREFTIFHKIAVPLSVNMISALSIFLFLWNWEDFLWPYLVLNTKDKMPLAVALNMFSGQNTVNYGGLFAAAAVTILPVLIIYLFFQKRFVEGVSMSGIK
- a CDS encoding glycoside hydrolase family 2 TIM barrel-domain containing protein produces the protein MQGINILNINDFDWNNYNVLAKNRKASRTHFYSYDSEESALTYDKNQSKHIMMLNGTWDFKWFESPLLVDMERLADIKDYTTIEVPKNWQFEGHGKFVYTDMWYDFPVDVPYVPVNNNETGVYHKTFNLEQEVASIAIRFEGVESAFHLYVNGKCIGYSQGSRYPSEFDITKAVHKGNNHIHVVVYQYCDGSYLEAQDMWWLGGIIRDVYLIKRQKLSIENLVLDPDFESQEQVGYLNTDIRLSGEGQVDLKVYDGKKLLTHQEAISLNGQIVLEGVMPWTAETPKLYTLIFTLKDAQGKVMEVVPQRIGFRHIEIDQGVLKINGKRVLLKGINRHEYSAKTGRAITYEETKRELQLIKHNHMNAIRTSHYPNNPFFYDLCNALGIYVIDEADLESHGLEVVATDTLMCDDKTYEALYVDRIERIVERDRNHACVVMWSLGNESAYGVNFNAMYQWCKQHEPSRPIHYESDAHNASVDVSSTMYSSVGKLYEIDTQEIQMPHILCEFGHAMGNGPGSLKEYVELIEQSKRIQGMFIWEFKDQGVYSIDALGKERFLFGGEFGEDFHNGNFCMDGMIMANNQATPSLGEYAKLIENIHIQQWDIGEGKLRVKNRFDFMDTSMVDVTYTLRYNQQVITSVTQPMPVIKPHQISHMQIPTKVLNIDAMQWCYLEVKFEFREPIDGWEETYVLGYDVKLLHEPVQEPINISAQLRVNESGKDITIYGENFELSISKRDGYIYDYHVQGLKFFDQGPSVNFFRAYTDNDVKNEENWQAMHLHAMTMNVYNMQYSVLEHEVIVHVQGRVGARGLNWGCDTKLTYHISQDGYIQLQWSGGFSGKAPKHLPKIGLQMQVPKRYEQVTYNGYGPQECYCDSKANAYEGIHSMHYSKMSFPYMVPQENGNRTGVRWASLANAQGGIQLGSHQMDFSVRDVLDQELYQTMHQVDLKHAPNLIVNCDLINSGLGSQSCGPDRMQQYKALTHDFEFELYIKPFVNNASDTVDEITRANKLLAYKIVK
- a CDS encoding glycosyl hydrolase family 65 protein produces the protein MLKRDMFSKEIAAYLSKDEWLVVEGTYDAQKNLAYESIFGLASGYMGNRASHEEADVRRMLPANYVHGVFDKSEAFQRELCNTPDWAKLKMSYQCDPIGIESGKKLEDYIRVLDMKKGFLAKHYITTAYDGRKTKVEIIKFLSRSHNNVGLFRIYLTPLNYQGIFEFENIIDASVTNFMDFPRFRVKHLETLDIIGLEDLGCGVLSQTRDFKLPIATTAAVKVLDMSGQDILKSRKFRKYGELASEFLDVQIKENQTIMIEKYASIRTGRDSYAVLEDATTDLRQIMERGFEKEFMDHQLAYGKLWEQADLIIHGDPKMQHALRFNIFHLMSTPSLSDTRTNIGAKLIHGEEYGGHAFWDTELFILPFFTYVFPDIAKNLVTYRYHLLDKARENAVMNGYQGAKYPWESADTGDEECPAWTVEPDGSCYRCYVADYEHHVTAAVAFGVDRYYRFTKDQAFLEEKGLEIIVETARFWISRLEYNHEKDVYEINKVTGPDEWHEPVDNNAYTNHLAKWNIKKALSYLERYQEYAPKVYDKLLQKIKLSEAEYRQWEAISDKIYLNNTSGLIEQFEGYFDLKHAVIEEYDANNMPLLPTALKGIKRSETCILKQADVVMLMFLLEHDFDQATQKTNYEYYEQRTLHRSSLSPSIHCMMGLRVGHRQHAYEYLERSAYVDLYNNQGNTREGIHAASTGGTWQSVTLGYGGMSVDRDNILTFNPRLPKHWEGIEFSIVWEEVPLSIKITHESVQVTPKAKGKQVQVNINGKMTTVGEV
- a CDS encoding DMT family transporter; this encodes MKKMISKADLMLLLVAIIWGSGFIATEYAINANMQPMLIMAFRFPIASIALLIGMRGRIKTIKKKEWIRGGIAGVILFLAFYFQTIGQSMTTVSNSAFITATNVVIVPFIVWGLTRKKPQIKTVILAIVTFLGVAVLTVSPEGKVALNIGDAYVMACAILFALHIAYLGIAVRESKAMTIAFIQITVAGIFSLIGLVFQSPQTFTQVDYATGLPAVIYLGLFSTCLCYFLQTSAQKQTTASKAGIIMSMESLFGTLFSIAFGLELLTGKVVIGGMIILTAVILTEVKLNNNVKQVQEV